A window of the Comamonas sp. Y33R10-2 genome harbors these coding sequences:
- a CDS encoding DUF4136 domain-containing protein produces the protein MNLRNTSYRWIGIAALAASALLTGCTTVREVNSSVRSFSSLNAVPTPATYRLETLPSQQGQMNFPAIEAQAQHALAHVGLMRDDSRANLVVQISATARHGRDYASWPYYDPYWGPRWGMGMGMGFGRGMGFGFGGNMMMNSPPLEYYRAVSIVMRDIKTQQIVYETSAQRQDVWTDDAAMFGILFDAALTGFPKPPQGQRNVRTVIQPPEPKTPAAVPGATAAPVSPAPLTSPTPAKSAQ, from the coding sequence ATGAACCTGCGCAACACTTCATACCGCTGGATTGGCATCGCTGCCCTAGCGGCAAGCGCCCTGCTGACCGGCTGCACCACCGTGCGTGAAGTCAATAGTTCGGTGCGAAGCTTCTCGTCGCTGAATGCTGTCCCTACTCCCGCCACTTATCGGCTAGAGACCCTGCCGTCTCAGCAGGGGCAAATGAACTTCCCCGCCATCGAGGCGCAGGCCCAGCATGCACTGGCGCACGTCGGCTTGATGCGCGATGACTCGCGCGCCAACTTGGTAGTGCAAATCAGCGCCACGGCCCGCCATGGGCGCGACTACGCCAGTTGGCCTTATTACGACCCCTACTGGGGACCGCGCTGGGGCATGGGTATGGGAATGGGTTTTGGCCGCGGTATGGGTTTTGGCTTTGGCGGCAACATGATGATGAATAGCCCGCCGCTGGAGTACTACCGCGCCGTGAGCATCGTCATGCGCGACATCAAAACTCAGCAAATCGTTTATGAAACCTCGGCCCAGCGCCAAGATGTGTGGACGGACGATGCCGCTATGTTCGGCATTTTGTTTGATGCAGCGTTAACGGGCTTTCCCAAGCCGCCACAAGGCCAGCGTAATGTGCGCACTGTCATTCAACCGCCTGAGCCCAAAACTCCAGCAGCAGTTCCCGGCGCAACAGCCGCACCAGTATCACCGGCTCCACTTACATCACCCACACCGGCAAAGAGCGCTCAATAA
- a CDS encoding SDR family oxidoreductase — translation MSTSARTRTVLVTGSARRLGRDMALALARAGWQVAVHYRDSQEQALQTVAACADISGDSAAFDADFFDEESVRSLVPRVVERFGRLDAVVNNASLFEHDDAQSFSYVALEAHMRSNTAAPILLSQALHAHVLQRIAAGDAEASGAVVNVLDQKLWNQNPDFMSYTLSKAALEAANTMLALALAPQVRVVGVAPGLTLTSHMLSQEKFEALHSMSPLGRSSSPEDIAAAVCFALENRSMTGTTLLVDGGQHLQRFERDFSMM, via the coding sequence ATGTCCACATCCGCCCGAACACGCACAGTATTGGTGACTGGTTCTGCCCGTCGCCTAGGTCGTGACATGGCCCTGGCCTTGGCCCGCGCGGGCTGGCAAGTGGCTGTGCATTACCGTGATTCTCAAGAGCAAGCTCTGCAAACCGTAGCAGCTTGTGCCGATATTTCGGGCGATAGCGCCGCTTTTGATGCCGATTTCTTTGACGAGGAATCTGTGCGCTCGCTGGTGCCGCGTGTGGTGGAGCGTTTTGGCCGCCTTGATGCGGTGGTCAATAACGCCTCGCTGTTTGAGCATGACGATGCCCAAAGCTTCAGCTATGTGGCGCTAGAAGCGCATATGCGCAGCAACACCGCTGCACCTATCTTGCTGTCGCAAGCGCTGCACGCCCATGTGCTGCAGCGCATTGCAGCCGGAGATGCTGAGGCAAGTGGCGCCGTGGTGAATGTGCTGGACCAAAAGCTCTGGAACCAGAACCCCGACTTTATGAGCTACACGCTGTCCAAAGCGGCTCTGGAAGCGGCCAACACCATGCTAGCTTTGGCGCTTGCGCCGCAGGTCCGCGTGGTAGGCGTGGCGCCCGGCTTGACCCTGACCAGCCATATGCTGAGCCAGGAAAAATTCGAAGCCCTGCATTCCATGAGCCCGCTGGGCCGTTCGTCCTCGCCCGAGGACATTGCCGCTGCCGTGTGCTTTGCACTGGAAAACCGCTCGATGACGGGCACAACCTTGCTGGTCGATGGCGGCCAGCATTTACAGCGCTTTGAGCGCGATTTTTCGATGATGTGA
- the ttcA gene encoding tRNA 2-thiocytidine(32) synthetase TtcA gives MNAVNDNPWIAEEAEAADAAAAQNAGEEAGKPGKIKIEREQIKLEKRLCREVGKAIVDFNMIEEGDKIMVCMSGGKDSYTMLDILRKLQKRAPVKFDLVAVNLDQKQPGFPDHILPEYFKSLGVDYHIETQDTYSVVKRVVPEGKTTCGLCSRLRRAILYKVADELGCTKVALGHHRDDIVQTMMLNMFYGGRMKGMPPKLVSDNGKHVVIRPLAYVPEKDTARWAQYQNFPIIPCNLCGSQDGLQRVVIGEMLREWEKKFPGRIESMFRAMGNIVTTHMMDPQLHDFKGAKATGIADPNGDMAFDHEELPTMATLPGGLQVVQLS, from the coding sequence ATGAATGCAGTAAACGACAACCCCTGGATTGCCGAAGAGGCCGAAGCCGCTGACGCAGCCGCCGCGCAAAATGCTGGCGAAGAAGCTGGCAAGCCCGGCAAAATCAAAATCGAGCGCGAGCAGATCAAGCTGGAAAAGCGTCTGTGCCGTGAAGTAGGCAAAGCCATTGTTGACTTCAACATGATTGAAGAAGGCGACAAGATCATGGTCTGCATGTCCGGCGGCAAGGACAGCTACACCATGCTCGACATTCTGCGCAAGCTGCAAAAGCGTGCGCCCGTGAAGTTCGATCTGGTCGCCGTGAACCTGGACCAGAAGCAGCCCGGCTTCCCCGACCACATCCTGCCCGAGTACTTCAAGAGCCTGGGCGTGGACTACCACATCGAAACGCAAGACACGTACAGCGTCGTCAAGCGCGTGGTGCCCGAGGGCAAGACCACCTGCGGTCTGTGCTCGCGCCTGCGCCGCGCCATTTTGTACAAGGTGGCTGACGAGCTGGGCTGCACCAAAGTGGCACTGGGCCACCACCGCGATGACATCGTGCAGACCATGATGCTCAACATGTTCTACGGCGGCCGAATGAAGGGCATGCCGCCCAAGCTGGTGTCTGATAACGGCAAGCATGTGGTGATTCGCCCTCTGGCCTATGTGCCCGAGAAAGACACCGCACGCTGGGCGCAGTACCAAAACTTCCCCATCATCCCTTGCAACCTCTGCGGCAGCCAGGACGGCCTGCAGCGCGTGGTCATCGGCGAGATGCTGCGCGAGTGGGAAAAGAAGTTCCCCGGCCGCATCGAGAGCATGTTCCGCGCCATGGGCAACATCGTGACTACGCACATGATGGACCCCCAGCTGCACGACTTCAAGGGTGCCAAGGCCACTGGCATTGCCGACCCGAACGGTGACATGGCGTTTGACCATGAAGAGCTGCCCACCATGGCCACCCTGCCCGGCGGCTTACAAGTGGTACAACTGTCCTAA
- a CDS encoding dihydroneopterin aldolase: MTSSSGQQILTLTGLRFDASLGILAHEKKTPQPIQVDAELNLGPQPLAPSDDDILHVLDYRKVRQIIIDECTAEHVNLLESLIGKLAHRLLQLPGVRGVRVKIAKLEIFDDCEVAIRIETGQW; this comes from the coding sequence ATGACTTCCTCTTCCGGACAACAGATTCTCACGCTCACCGGGCTGCGCTTTGACGCCAGCCTCGGCATTCTTGCGCATGAGAAAAAAACGCCTCAGCCTATTCAGGTTGATGCCGAACTCAACCTCGGCCCCCAGCCTCTAGCACCCAGTGATGACGATATTCTTCACGTGCTGGACTACCGCAAGGTGCGCCAAATCATCATCGACGAGTGCACTGCTGAGCATGTGAACTTGCTCGAAAGCCTGATCGGCAAGCTGGCCCATCGCCTGCTGCAGCTGCCCGGCGTGCGCGGCGTACGTGTGAAAATTGCGAAGCTAGAAATTTTTGACGACTGCGAAGTAGCCATTCGCATCGAAACCGGACAATGGTGA